The following proteins are encoded in a genomic region of Magnolia sinica isolate HGM2019 chromosome 1, MsV1, whole genome shotgun sequence:
- the LOC131217986 gene encoding probable mitochondrial adenine nucleotide transporter BTL3 isoform X1, with the protein MQPSCSSTCILQKYFPELLPLSSEAEGDVLCTDISVSTFSSAILRSTHVQKSRAILMQDFFSKLPGVIFNVKVLRRRLRFTNVAQVAFLRRCLHGGIKEQEKETEWNSDEGVDSKAGSSRGLNSWNDMPKFLLAGAVSTIVSRTCVAPLERIKLECIIHGSKQSWIEAVQWIWASEGVTGFWKGNVLNLFRMVPFKSINFICYDMYCDRLLRIRQNKEITNRDRLIGGGISGITATILCLPLDTIRTRLIAQGGQALGGVSGCFFHMIRNEGILSLYKGLTPALISMGPGSAVFYTVYDILKVFHLSHNNNDNSKGKEGELGIVRALVYGAIAGACAETVTYPLEVIRRQLQLQRTTRFGLFAVFVKMRERDGGRSLFAGLVPSTLQVLPSASLSYLFYEMMKSILKIG; encoded by the exons ATGCAACCTTCTTGCTCGTCTACATGTATTTTACAGAAGTACTTCCCAGagcttcttcctctttcttctgaAGCAGAGGGAGATGTACTATGTACTGATATTTCAGTGTCCACTTTCTCTTCTGCGATCCTCCGATCGACCCATGTTCAGAAAAGTCGCGCTATCTTAATGCAAGACTTCTTTTCTAAGCTCCCGGGTGTCATCTTCAATGTTAAAGTCTTGAGAAGACGACTTCGATTCACCAATGTCGCTCAAGTGGCATTTCTGAGAAGGTGTTTGCATGGTGGAATCAAAGAGCAGGAAAAAGAAACAGAATGGAATTCTGATGAGGGAGTGGATTCTAAGGCAGGGAGTTCGAGGGGGTTGAATTCTTGGAATGACATGCCTAAGTTTCTCCTGGCCGGTGCGGTATCTACCATTGTTTCGAG GACATGTGTGGCCCCTTTGGAGAGAATAAAGCTGGAGTGTATCATCCACGGATCAAAGCAATCGTGGATCGAGGCCGTCCAATGGATATGGGCGTCGGAAGGGGTGACCGGGTTCTGGAAGGGGAATGTGTTGAATCTCTTCCGCATGGTACCCTTCAAATCCATCAACTTCATCTGTTATGATATGTACTGCGATCGCCTCCTTCGAATCCGGCAAAACAAAGAAATCACCAACCGTGATAGACTCATTGGTGGCGGCATCTCTGGCATCACGGCTACCATACTCTGTCTACCTCTCGACACA ATCCGAACGAGGCTGATTGCACAAGGGGGCCAAGCTCTTGGAGGTGTATCAGGTTGCTTCTTCCACATGATCCGCAACGAAGGCATTCTCTCTCTTTACAAAGGCCTCACCCCGGCGCTGATTAGCATGGGCCCTGGCAGTGCTGTCTTCTATACTGTCTACGACATTCTCAAAGTTTTTCATCTCTCCCACAACAACAACGACAACAGCAAGGGAAAGGAAGGTGAGTTGGGTATAGTGAGGGCATTGGTTTATGGTGCCATTGCCGGGGCGTGTGCCGAAACGGTTACATACCCTCTGGAAGTGATTCGAAGGCAGCTTCAGCTACAACGAACCACCAGGTTTGGTTTGTTTGCTGTGTTCgttaagatgagagagagagatggtgggcGATCCCTTTTTGCTGGTCTCGTCCCTAGCACGCTTCAG GTATTGCCGTCTGCATCTCTGAGCTATCTCTTCTATGAAATGATGAAGTCGATTTTGAAAATCGGTTGA
- the LOC131217986 gene encoding probable mitochondrial adenine nucleotide transporter BTL3 isoform X2, producing MQPSCSSTCILQKYFPELLPLSSEAEGDVLCTDISVSTFSSAILRSTHVQKSRAILMQDFFSKLPGVIFNVKVLRRRLRFTNVAQVAFLRRCLHGGIKEQEKETEWNSDEGVDSKAGSSRGLNSWNDMPKFLLAGAVSTIVSRTCVAPLERIKLECIIHGSKQSWIEAVQWIWASEGVTGFWKGNVLNLFRMVPFKSINFICYDMYCDRLLRIRQNKEITNRDRLIGGGISGITATILCLPLDTIRTRLIAQGGQALGGVSGCFFHMIRNEGILSLYKGLTPALISMGPGSAVFYTVYDILKVFHLSHNNNDNSKGKEGELGIVRALVYGAIAGACAETVTYPLEVIRRQLQLQRTTRFGLFAVFVKMRERDGGRSLFAGLVPSTLQIYDSSSQRTSDSNCTNHGM from the exons ATGCAACCTTCTTGCTCGTCTACATGTATTTTACAGAAGTACTTCCCAGagcttcttcctctttcttctgaAGCAGAGGGAGATGTACTATGTACTGATATTTCAGTGTCCACTTTCTCTTCTGCGATCCTCCGATCGACCCATGTTCAGAAAAGTCGCGCTATCTTAATGCAAGACTTCTTTTCTAAGCTCCCGGGTGTCATCTTCAATGTTAAAGTCTTGAGAAGACGACTTCGATTCACCAATGTCGCTCAAGTGGCATTTCTGAGAAGGTGTTTGCATGGTGGAATCAAAGAGCAGGAAAAAGAAACAGAATGGAATTCTGATGAGGGAGTGGATTCTAAGGCAGGGAGTTCGAGGGGGTTGAATTCTTGGAATGACATGCCTAAGTTTCTCCTGGCCGGTGCGGTATCTACCATTGTTTCGAG GACATGTGTGGCCCCTTTGGAGAGAATAAAGCTGGAGTGTATCATCCACGGATCAAAGCAATCGTGGATCGAGGCCGTCCAATGGATATGGGCGTCGGAAGGGGTGACCGGGTTCTGGAAGGGGAATGTGTTGAATCTCTTCCGCATGGTACCCTTCAAATCCATCAACTTCATCTGTTATGATATGTACTGCGATCGCCTCCTTCGAATCCGGCAAAACAAAGAAATCACCAACCGTGATAGACTCATTGGTGGCGGCATCTCTGGCATCACGGCTACCATACTCTGTCTACCTCTCGACACA ATCCGAACGAGGCTGATTGCACAAGGGGGCCAAGCTCTTGGAGGTGTATCAGGTTGCTTCTTCCACATGATCCGCAACGAAGGCATTCTCTCTCTTTACAAAGGCCTCACCCCGGCGCTGATTAGCATGGGCCCTGGCAGTGCTGTCTTCTATACTGTCTACGACATTCTCAAAGTTTTTCATCTCTCCCACAACAACAACGACAACAGCAAGGGAAAGGAAGGTGAGTTGGGTATAGTGAGGGCATTGGTTTATGGTGCCATTGCCGGGGCGTGTGCCGAAACGGTTACATACCCTCTGGAAGTGATTCGAAGGCAGCTTCAGCTACAACGAACCACCAGGTTTGGTTTGTTTGCTGTGTTCgttaagatgagagagagagatggtgggcGATCCCTTTTTGCTGGTCTCGTCCCTAGCACGCTTCAG ATTTATGACAGCAGCTCCCAAAGAACAAGCGATTCCAATTGCACCAACCACGGCATGTGA